One genomic window of Roseateles sp. DAIF2 includes the following:
- a CDS encoding YfhL family 4Fe-4S dicluster ferredoxin, whose protein sequence is MALMITDECINCDVCEPECPNNAISMGEEYYQIAPDKCTECVGHHEEPQCVMLCPVACIPVNPAHAESRETLMQKYLRLTQANA, encoded by the coding sequence ATGGCGCTGATGATCACGGACGAATGCATCAATTGCGATGTGTGCGAGCCCGAGTGCCCGAACAACGCGATCTCGATGGGCGAGGAGTATTACCAGATCGCCCCGGACAAGTGCACCGAATGCGTCGGCCACCATGAGGAGCCGCAATGCGTGATGCTGTGCCCGGTGGCCTGCATCCCGGTCAATCCGGCCCATGCCGAAAGCCGCGAGACCCTGATGCAGAAATACCTACGTCTGACACAAGCGAACGCCTGA
- a CDS encoding histidine phosphatase family protein — translation MADAKARPLWAWRHPRPEGAAGRCIGAGSDLPVHWRRAKRLARRIQATARRERLPHLIHTSPLARCRAVGAWLRRWGWRHRIEPALLELDFGAWDGKTWPRIGRAEVDAWCADFAAYRPGGGESLQALLARAHAWVPATTPALLVTHGGWMLARGWRGAAPALAADWPAAPPYGALLQLD, via the coding sequence ATGGCTGACGCAAAAGCAAGGCCGCTGTGGGCCTGGCGCCATCCGCGCCCCGAAGGTGCGGCCGGGCGCTGCATCGGCGCCGGCAGCGACCTGCCGGTGCATTGGCGGCGCGCCAAGCGCCTGGCGCGGCGCATCCAGGCCACCGCGCGGCGCGAGCGCCTGCCGCACCTGATCCACACCTCGCCGCTGGCGCGCTGCCGCGCGGTCGGCGCCTGGCTGCGCCGCTGGGGCTGGCGGCACCGGATCGAGCCGGCGCTGCTGGAACTGGACTTCGGCGCCTGGGATGGCAAGACCTGGCCCCGGATCGGGCGCGCCGAGGTCGATGCCTGGTGCGCCGACTTCGCCGCCTACCGGCCCGGCGGCGGCGAGAGCCTGCAGGCACTGCTGGCCCGCGCCCATGCCTGGGTGCCGGCCACCACGCCGGCCCTGCTGGTCACGCATGGCGGCTGGATGCTGGCGCGCGGCTGGCGCGGCGCGGCGCCGGCCCTGGCCGCGGACTGGCCGGCCGCGCCGCCTTACGGGGCGCTGCTCCAACTGGATTGA
- a CDS encoding adenosylcobinamide-GDP ribazoletransferase yields the protein MQALVHELRLFFVALQFFTRVPVPRWVGFEPAWLQHCARHFPLVGLLVGLASAAVLWGALWFWPAAVAVGLAMAASIWLTGGFHEDGWADTCDGLGGAVSREKALTIMKDSRIGSYGALGLILMLGLKAAALLALLEQDWWLALAGLVWAQCASRAAPVWLIRALPYAGDAEHAKAKPLATQASGRTLGIALLWALLAGLALALIDPSWIPSLCLAAVAAGGATLLMQSWLERRLGGYTGDNLGATQQWVELAMLLALAARFTPLNG from the coding sequence ATGCAAGCCCTCGTCCACGAACTCCGCCTCTTCTTCGTCGCCCTGCAGTTCTTCACCCGCGTGCCGGTGCCGCGCTGGGTCGGCTTCGAGCCGGCCTGGCTGCAGCATTGCGCGCGCCATTTCCCGCTGGTGGGCCTGCTGGTCGGGCTGGCCAGCGCGGCGGTGCTGTGGGGCGCGCTGTGGTTCTGGCCGGCGGCGGTCGCGGTAGGCCTGGCGATGGCGGCCAGCATCTGGCTGACCGGCGGCTTCCACGAGGACGGCTGGGCCGACACCTGCGACGGCCTGGGCGGCGCGGTCAGCCGCGAGAAGGCGCTGACCATCATGAAGGATTCGCGCATCGGCAGCTATGGCGCGCTGGGCCTGATCCTGATGCTGGGCCTGAAGGCCGCGGCCCTGCTGGCGCTGCTGGAGCAGGACTGGTGGCTGGCGCTGGCAGGCCTGGTCTGGGCTCAATGCGCCTCGCGCGCGGCGCCGGTCTGGCTGATCCGCGCCCTACCCTATGCCGGCGACGCCGAGCATGCCAAGGCCAAGCCGCTGGCGACGCAGGCCAGCGGCCGCACCCTGGGCATCGCCCTGCTCTGGGCCCTGCTGGCCGGGCTGGCGCTGGCCCTGATCGATCCGAGCTGGATACCCAGCCTGTGCCTGGCCGCGGTGGCGGCCGGCGGCGCCACCCTGCTGATGCAGAGCTGGCTGGAGCGGCGCCTGGGCGGCTATACCGGCGACAACCTGGGCGCGACCCAGCAGTGGGTCGAGCTGGCCATGCTGCTGGCGCTGGCGGCCCGCTTCACGCCGCTGAATGGCTGA
- a CDS encoding cytochrome b has product MDNARRLHPLSLGLHWLVALCVIGLIGVGIFMVRTEAWSLYHWHKSIGLLAFTLILARVIWRLRNGMPAPLGEASPLVHLAARAAHWALLLLTVLLPVSGMLFSGASGHGFGVFSLSLFPHQYDPAKPGEAIPFNAPLAEAAQLGHQILGYTLAALIALHVLAALKHHLLDRDGTLRRMLGQQVS; this is encoded by the coding sequence ATGGATAACGCGCGCCGTTTGCACCCGCTGAGCCTCGGGCTGCACTGGCTGGTAGCCCTTTGCGTGATCGGCCTGATCGGCGTCGGGATCTTCATGGTCCGGACCGAGGCCTGGTCGCTCTATCACTGGCACAAGTCGATCGGCCTGCTGGCCTTCACCCTGATCCTGGCGCGCGTCATCTGGCGCCTGCGCAACGGCATGCCGGCGCCGCTGGGCGAGGCCTCGCCGCTGGTGCATCTGGCGGCGCGGGCGGCGCATTGGGCCCTGCTGCTCCTGACGGTGCTGCTGCCGGTCTCCGGCATGCTGTTCTCCGGCGCCAGCGGCCATGGTTTCGGCGTGTTCTCGCTGAGCCTGTTCCCGCACCAGTACGACCCGGCCAAGCCCGGCGAGGCGATCCCCTTCAATGCCCCACTGGCCGAGGCCGCGCAGCTGGGCCACCAGATCCTGGGCTACACGCTCGCGGCCCTGATCGCGCTGCATGTGCTGGCCGCGCTGAAGCACCATCTGCTGGACCGCGACGGCACCCTGCGCCGTATGCTGGGCCAGCAAGTGAGCTGA